Below is a window of Fusobacterium sp. DD2 DNA.
AGGAGCTGTTATTAACAGCTCCCTTGGGATTCTATATTATGAGATTAGAATGTATAGTTCCATCCAATTCCTACGTCGTGATAATTTTTATCTCCTGTTGCAGGTTTAGTTCCACCATTTTTAGTTTTGAAGCTTCTGAATTCATATCCATAGTATCCATAAACTGAGAATGAATCAGTAACTTTGTAGTTTCCTTTTAAATATAGTCTAGTTCTTCCAAAGTTTTTGTAATAGTTATATGGAGCATGATCTTCTACAGTTTTTCCAGATGCTAATGTAAATCTACCTTCAGCACTTAAACCAAATGCATCATCTGAATAGATAGGTGCATATAATCTGATTTGATGTTCATAGTATGATTTTACATGATTTGCAGGGTGACTTTTTATAGATTTATCATAAGCTACAAACCATTTTGCTGTAAATCCTTTATATGTTGCTCCTAATGGGAATAATTCCATTCTGATTTGGTTATTATTAGCACCATTATCTGATTGTAGCCAGATATCAGCTGATGACAAGAACCAGTCATGTGCATATGCATATCTTACATAATGTCTATCCATATCTTTTTGACCTCTGAATCTATATCCTAATTTAAATTCAGGTGTTAATGATTTCCAAGCATCTAATTGAAGTCTTCCATTGTTACTTGAAAGTCCTTTCTTTTCTGCTGATTTATTACCATTCAACCAGAATTTTCCACCTTGGATTGCAAATGACCAGTCATCATATTTCATATTAACTGTAGTAGTTAGTGTAACATCACTAGTTTTTGCATGATTAACATGCTCATATTCTAATTCTTGGTTAACACTTGTAACTTGTAAACTTCCAGCAAAAGCTGCAGCAGATATAACTCCCATAGCTGCTAATAATAAAGCTAATCTTTTCATAATTTTTTCCTCCCTCATTAATTTCAACTAATAACAATTTGTGATGAATTTATGTTGAGTATTTCAACACTATTTCACACTCTTATTATATAGATACTCTATAAAAAAAGCAAGTATTTTTTTGAAAAAAGTTTTTTATTATCATTTTCAGTACTTTTTATTGATTTTACAAACATTTTTAAACACATATATTTTTTATATTATGTCTCTATACTGTGTATATGTACACATAATATTAAAACTGTTGACTTTTAAGATGAAAGATAGTAATATAATATTGAAAGTAAAATTGAACACGGGAACAAACTATTTTTATTATGAAAAATGGAGGTCTATGTTTATGAAAAAGATTTTATTTGCAGCAATTGTATCATCTTTATTATTAGCAGGATGTTCTGCTATGCCAGTTAATAGCTGTGACTGTGAAGTAGCAAAAATAACTTGGGAAACTGCTGGAAAATTACCAGCTCAGAAAGGTTACACACAAAACATTGGTACTGCAGGAGTACTTAACGGTGTATTAGAAGGAAAATATATCGTTGTAGGTGGAGGTGCTAACTTCCCTGTTAAATCACCTGCTGAAGGAGGACCAAAAGTAACTTATTCAGACATTTACGTATTAGTTGATCACGATGGAAAACTTGATGTTGTTGAACACACTAATTTCCCTCATCCAATAGGATACGGAGCTTCTGTAACTACTAAAGATGGAATTTACTACATTGGTGGTGCTCCAGATGCTGAAAATGACAATGATATCTGGTTCCTATCTATGAGAGATGGAAAACTTGATATGAAGAAAATTGGAGATTTACCATTTACTTTCCAAAATGGTAGAGCAGTTGAAAAAGATGGAAAACTATATGTATTTACAGGAAAACAAGCTGGTAAAACATCTAATGAATTCTATTCATATGATATAAAAACTGGAAAAACTGAAAAACTTGCAGATGTTCCAGGACCAGTAAGAGCTCAAGCTGTTGCACAAGTGCTTAATGGAGATATCTATGTATTTGGTGGAGGAAACAGTAAAGCTTTAACTGATGGATACAAATATAGTTTCTATACAAAACAATGGACTCCAGTTGCTCCTATCGTTGTAAATGGAGAACCTGTATCTGTACTTGGAGGTAACTCAGTTAAACTTAACAACAATGAAATGATGGTTATTGGAGGATTTAACAGACAAGTTTGGGACGATGCTAACTACTACCTATCTACATTAAAAGGTGACGAATTAGCTAAATACAAAGCTAACTACTTTGGTACTGAC
It encodes the following:
- a CDS encoding cyclically-permuted mutarotase family protein; translated protein: MKKILFAAIVSSLLLAGCSAMPVNSCDCEVAKITWETAGKLPAQKGYTQNIGTAGVLNGVLEGKYIVVGGGANFPVKSPAEGGPKVTYSDIYVLVDHDGKLDVVEHTNFPHPIGYGASVTTKDGIYYIGGAPDAENDNDIWFLSMRDGKLDMKKIGDLPFTFQNGRAVEKDGKLYVFTGKQAGKTSNEFYSYDIKTGKTEKLADVPGPVRAQAVAQVLNGDIYVFGGGNSKALTDGYKYSFYTKQWTPVAPIVVNGEPVSVLGGNSVKLNNNEMMVIGGFNRQVWDDANYYLSTLKGDELAKYKANYFGTDPVDFHWNKEILIYNAKTNTWKSIGEVPFDAPCGEGLVLVGNNVYSVNGEIKPGVRTSRMYTGHIIKR